The Arvicanthis niloticus isolate mArvNil1 chromosome 21, mArvNil1.pat.X, whole genome shotgun sequence genome includes the window CAGTGTAATTTGTAATTATCTTAGTCTTGTTAGAGATACATTTACCACTTATTCTATCAAAACACCCAACTAGTGGACACTGAGTCACACGGACTCTGATGTCATTACACAAAATGAAATACTTTtgaagaaacagagcatgttacaCAGCAGAGACTAGCAACACAGTGTTCATCTTTGGCACTTTACAGTCAGATGGTTCTAGAAGGGCTCATTCATAAATACtaactgaaaaatatttaaattcacaGGATTTCAACTTTGaattaaaacagtaaaaaaaaaccccaaacatcaacaagataaaaataaaatataaccaatACTACAACTGTTCAACAGGAACAAGGTCCTTTGGTCTCAAAGATACTTTCTGATGACCCTGTACGCACCTGAAGTCAGTCTGGGAAGGGCTGAAGGAAGCTTCCTGTTGGATCCTGGCATAAGCCACCACATCCCACGTTCATAGGCAGCTTTAACACTCTGTTCTTGTTGttttggggtgttgttgttgttttggtttttcgagacaagatttctctgtgtagctctggctgtcttggactcagagatcgcctgcctctgcctcctaagtagtCTTATTTACAGCTGAGAATCAAGTCATGCTTATGGGACCAACATTCTGAGGGCAGAGGTAGAATTGTAAATTCAAAGCCGGCCAAGGCTACTTTGTCTAATAGTGTGCCCTACCCTGTAACACGTCCTCTCATGGAACAAACAAAACTCTCTGACAGCACTAGATAAAGAGAAAGCTGAGGTTCAGAAAGGACCAGTCAGGTGCAGGGGATGTTTTGAGAGTTACTTATGTGCTCACAAACATTTCTGAGAGTTCTTCTAAATCATATTCCCCAATGCCCTTTTCACCAAGTACACAAAGACACTTTCTGATGTGTTACCACAGGCTACTCCCTgagttctcttcactgtctccaCACATTCCTTCCCCATACCTTCCCATTGTGAGCAGCAACTGCTAACTGAGAGTATTGATTCTACCCTCTCCCTGCTGGCCACAGTCGGCCAAGATCTCTGACTCTGAGACTAGATACGACAGCTTCAGATGCTGTGCGCTGCTCTCAATCCAATGTCCTACAGTTTGTCATTCTAACTGAGAACAAACCATCAGCTAAAGTCATTGTTGGCAGGTTATAAATTATCATCACTGCTATCAAAATCCGGATCGCAGAGCaagttcttccctcccttcttacACAGAGGAGGCTCTAGGTTTTCAAGGCTGAGGtcactgaaccaatttatctgctGGTCCCCCTGGGAGCTGCTGTCTGTGGAGGAGTGCTGGGAAGATTGCAGGAGGTCCCCTTGTGCTGCCCTTGCTGTCTTACTGATCTCTCCTGTTCCTCCCAAAATATGGCAGGCTGACTTTGTAGAGCTTCTCAGAGTTGGCCAACAGATGAGGGGCCCCTGTGGATTACAAACTGGAGACTGGGGACAGTGATGCCTAGCCATGAAATTACCGGTCTTCCTTGAGGTCTGCGCTTGCTCCCTAGCTAGAAGCCTGCCTATCTTTGCTCTCCTGGGTTGCTGCTTcttgcctctcctcctttttctacAGGTCCTGCCTTTCTGTTCAGCTGCTGACTGTTCAAATGAGTCAAAAGACAAAATGCTTTGGGCCTCATATTCAGGACAGACATTCTTCACTCTGGCTTCTGACTTATTTAAGTCCAACTGTGAATCTCCTTGGGCAATTGGACCCTGGTCACTGGCAGCCTTCTGGCTTGGGAGACTAGAGAAGTAGTTACTGAGGCTTCTGGTGGTCATAACCCAGTTCTTGCAGTAAGTCTGCATGGTCTTGTTCTTCACATGTTCATTGCCTCTATGGGGCTCTCCTGTTGTCAATGCAGCCTTTTGAAAAACATCACTCTCTGAGGCTTCCTCATCACAGACACCAAACTCCCCAGGTCTCTGGGAACTCCTACTGGGATTTCCTGCAGGAGACTCCTGGGCCTGCCAAGTAGCTGGCTCTACAGAGGGATACTTTTCCTGCCCAGTAAAATGGAGGCTCTGGGTCAGAGATGGTGAGGTCTGAGAGGCGCTGTCTTTCAGATGCCTAGCCACCTGAGGCACAGAGGTGAATTTTTTCAGCTCTTCTAGGATACCAGGCACAAGGAGCTGGCCCAGGTTGTCACAAAGCTGCTGGAAGTTCTTACTCTGCTGGACAACTAAAACTTCAAGGTTCTTCAGGGTGGATTTCATCTCCATCAATTCTGCTTGTCTCTGGGAAAGGAAGTGAAAGAGGAGAAGGATGGACGTGATGAAGCATAAGGACATATGTGGAGGTGgagatgtgggggtggggcagatgtGTGGATCTAGCTCATACCCTCATCCCAGTGCTGAAATGGCTGCATCAGGAGCACTAATTTCCATGAGGGGCTGGAGGGACAGACACCTCAGTGCtcagaagcactggctgctcttgcacagggCCCACATTCAGTTccaggaacccacatggtggcttacaaccatttgtaccTCCAGTACAATCTggaggggatctgatgccttcctctgacctctaaggGAACCAGACATATACAtggtacagagacacacatgcaaacaaaacacttgtatatataaaaagaaatgaatctaaaaatataaattaaaaagaggATTAACATGGgtctgaggctagcttgggcttcACCGTCAGTTCTAAATACTCTGTGCTACAGGAAAGAGACCTCGtgtcaaaatataaaaactaaaagaatgtGAGAAGCAACCAGTGGACAAAGGCTTGTCCCTCACAGAGTAAGCACAGGTACATTGTTACATTGTGGGCAAGGCCTGGGTACACATCCTGCCAGGGAACCCTGAGGGGTAGGCTATATCctgatttaatgaaaaaaaaaaaaaaaaccaccatccTCTGCTCTCATCTTGGATGGAAATCTCTCACATATTAAATGTCTCTCTTGATCTTAGAGACGAAGCCTAAATCAAGTGGAAGCAGTGACAGATATCTGTATTTGAACTCCTCAGGAGCTGGGGCAAGAGCACTTGAGTCCATTACCTCAGGACAAGCCTGGACAACAAAGCCAACCAAACATACTCACAGCTGCACATGTCTTCTGTATCTCAAGGATGGCCTGCTCCACACTGCCTTTGTCTTTCATTGCCTCAACCATCAGGTCATGCTGGACCCTCGAAGTCTCTTGAACtgaacacaaaacaaagacaaaatcttCCTAAGGACTGATGCTGTGCATCACCTGCTCAGAGCACAGCACTGGGAAGGAAGGAGCTGCATCCCAGTATGGCGCATCCTATCCTCTCTGCTAATGTCCAGGACTCAGGCCTCTTGGCCCAAATAATCTCTCCACAAGCACAGGCCTGCAATCTTTGCCCTTGGAAGGTTGAGCCATAAGGATGCTATGAATCCTAGATAAGACCATGTCTCAGTAAAATAAAGTAACAGCCTTCCCCCAAACTCACCGATAATTACTGACCATCTTTCTACATACCAAACActgaacaaacatacatacatacatgcatacatacatgcatacataattttatacatgttGTTAGCAACCAGGCATTCCCACCAGTCTGCCCTCAGAGACCTAGCCACAGCTTTACAGTTGACACCCAAGGACACCGACCGTCACCCACCTTGGCTGCCAGGTGCAGCAGATTTAGTGCATAAAAGCCTCAGGCCACTCCAGATCTCTTTCTCAttccctgtttctctctttcctgttccctctctgtctgtctctcccaaattctgtcttgttctctgtctgtctgtctgtctgtctgtctgtctgtctccatctctccctcatGTCTCCACTCCTAAACAGCATCCCTTCCCCCAATAAACCTTTTACATTAGATCTGTTGTTGGCATCATTTCTTAGCAGCATGTCTTGGTACAGGCCACTTAAATTACCCCCACCTTCCCCATTttaccctaacacacacacacacacacacacacttttgttttgtttttttgttttcaagacaggtttctctttgtgtagctctgcttggcctggaactcactctgtggaccaggctggccttacactcagagatctgcttctgcctcccaagtgctgggattaaaggcgtatttAAGCTGAgcactggtggcacacgcctttaatcccagcacttggtaggcagaggcaggtagatttctgagtttgaggccagcctggtctacagagtgagttccaggacagccaaggctacacagagaaaccctgtcttgaaaaaacaaacaaacaaaaaaacaacaacaaaaaaaaaggcgtatttaggttttttgagactggatttctctgtgtagccctggctgtcctagaactcactgtagatcaagctggcctcaatctcacagacatccacctgcctctgccttctgagtggtcGAATTAAGGATTTGAGCCAACCACCATCAGACATttgtttgagatttatttatttactatgcaTACAGCGTTctgcgtgtgtgtatgcctgcatcccagaagagggcaccagatctcattatacatggtcatgagtcaccatgtgatggctgggaattgaactcaggacctctggaagaacaatcagtgctcttaacccctgagccatctctccagcctccattaattaattttttgagacagagattcaCTATATAGTTTTGGCTGGCATAGAATTCACAAATATCTGCCTCCTTTCGCCTGcagaatgctggggttaaagctcaccgtgcctggctttttttgttcctgttgatgggggtggtttttgtttttgttttgagacaggttctcatgtagcccataaAGGAACCAGCATCTGACACAAGACACCCCATGATCAAGCACAAAGGGGATTTGCTTCTACTACAAGGACAAAGAGCCAGAAGTGAGAGGCAAAGTCGGACAGACAAAGGACTGCTTCTGGACAGAGAGGACACAGgcaaatggtggtttataaaggtaaaagagGAATCTTTGTGTTAGGATAAGGTGTTTAATTTTGCTTGGACAAGTTAATTAGGGCAGCCAAAAGGGGAGTTTGGATTACTGACTTTCAACACTTAGCAGATCCTTGGTCATCAGCCTCAGggggaggaagtggccaaataagggaacagaccttggtggctagctttaggaatgtaatctaatggttttttaGCAAAGAAACAGAAGTAGGGGAAGGGCAAGggctgccagagccatgtttgccatgcccAAGCTAGCTAGAGTCCCTTCAGCCTAGTCTGGTTTCAAACTCCTAAGGCTGTCCTAAATcatcctgcctctggctcccaagttcTGCAATTACAGATGTTACTACAGCACACTCAGCAAAAGGATAGCATTTAAATCTACAAAAGAGCTGGTCACAGAGGTGTATATCTTTAGAGGGTACTTGTAAACATAGCACACTCCACTGTTTCTATAGTTAAACTACATAGGCCaactggtggctcacacctacaATGCCAGCTCTTAGGAACGTGCAGGAAAAGAATCATCATGCTTTTGAAACCAGCCTTGAAGCCATGGTGAACTCCAGTCTAgcctgtcttttttaaaaagaattttaaaaagttactattgCTACTACTACCAGCTCccagctctgccagcacctggcaattcttttggttttgtttgtttttttcaagacagggtttctctgtgtggtcctggctatcctggaactagctctgtagaccaggctagcttccaactcagagattccccctgcctctgccttttgggtgctaggattaaaggcatgaactaccaccacccagcaaataaatatatattttttaaagtttcattcggttttgttttgttgagacagggtctcattgtgtaatGAGATGGCCAGGATGGCCTTCAATTTCACATGCAGCCAAAGCTATCCTTCATCTCCTGACCCTCCTGACTTGGTTGTCTGCCTGAAGCAGTAGTGGGTAGAGGCAGTACTTATAGGAAGGAGATAGGACCTAGTAAACATAAGGCAGATCATTGGGGATGTTTCCTTACACACATGGAATACATGGAACACACAGAATCCTTTCCAGAGCGATGAGCTAGACAAACCTCCACTGGTGTCCTCACCATGAAGCACTGTTCCTACAAACAACCATACGCTAAATACTCcagaagccaaaacaaacctcacttctttttgttgttgttttgtttgttttctgagataggatctctctgtgtggccctagctgtcctggaactcaccctgtagaccaggctggcctcaaacccagagatatATCTGCTTCTGGAtgactgggactaaaggtgtgagtTGTCACCACTGCGACCCCACACACCATCACTACTTATAAAGCAATGGAAAGCTAAAAGAGTGTGTGACTGGGGCACTCACATGAGTCACTCCATTACATCATACAAGGAAGCATCCTTCAtttgcctctgctctctgcattgCTACTTGTGAGGGTAACAGTTCCAGTTCTAACCTATCTAAACAGATGCACAGTTGCCCGGTGTGGTGATGCCCAGGTTGGAAGTCAGTGCATAGACAATACAGTGCTTCTTTTTAGACAGATGAAAAGTATTTTATGAGGACACAAAGGTAAATGTGAATGAGCTGACTTGAATtagtttaaaataagaaataaacaaagaaatacaaacaagtaCAGATGCACAAGCATCTATTTTCTTCGAGAATAGTAATTTTAGAGAAGTGTCTAGCTAAGGAGAATAGTGTGTTGAGTGTTTATAAAGGCATTCATCTACATGAAAATCACTTcattgggccgggcagtggtggcgcatgcctttaatcccagcacttgggaggcagaggcaggtgcatttctgagttcgaggccagcctagtctacacagtgagttccaggacagccaggactacacagagaaaccctgtctcaaaaacaaaaacaaaaacaaaaacaaaaacaaaaacaaacaaacaaaaaaagaaaatcacttcaTTGGTTGGGGTCCGAGGAGGGGATTTTTGCAAACAGCACTCTATAACTCACATCCAGACTAAGGCTGACTCATCACAAAACAACTCTCATTAAACCAAGGCAGTGAGAAGAACAGCAGCTGACTGGAGTACTTCTAACTCCTAAGGAGGAGTGTGTCTACATAGAGCATAGCGGACAACAGAGACTGCTGATTCATATCAGGCATGTGGTGAGAAGGCTGGCAGAGCTACCCTGAGACAGCAAGTagctgaggagagagaggagcagtACTTCAGAAAAGCCATCATGGGATCCAAGGGTTGGGATGGGCTAGTGAGAGCTTGGTGTAACTCCACTCTTCCAGATGAGCTGGGTTTGGTTCCAGCACTTAcacagcatggtggtgcacagctgtCAGTAGCTCCATCCTAGGAACCTGTTCACATTCTAAAGTCTGAACTACCTGATGGTCTCTAATATATACTTTTAGCCTGGTCAtttacaagttccaggccagtcagtgcTACATACACAAACTTTTttctagataaataaaataaaaaaatatgcacTAAAGTTTATAAACCGGGTGTGGtgaaacatgcctttaatcccagcacctggaaagcAGATGTAGCCAGCCTGGTGGTGAGTTCCAAGCtggccagggctatgtagtgagatactctgtctcaaaacaaaacaaaaacaaacgaaacaaaaccaaaaaagtgtTGTCACATAGCAGTGGGCTCCATTATGCAGGCCTAATTTTATGCACTTAGCTCTTATTGTGAACATGAAATCACCCTGGAAACCTGGCAAGGGTCAGAAAGTTCACATTCATGGCTCACCAGTGCCCTCTGCTGCTAACATTAACCTTGAGACActtgacaaaaatttaaaaaatacaaatgaacaaaaaccatGGGACACTTACAGGTCTTGGCTATGGTCTCCACAGAATCTAAAATAGACTGGCCTCTAGAGCTGAGATGTTCCTCAGACTTTTCCACAGATGTCTGCAactaagaaacaaaatgaagaaagaaataacttGGTGACTGGAGAACTGGTCAGAAGTTGGGAGCACTGCCTGCTTTTCATAAGGTCAGCACCCAAAaggtagcagctcacaactgtctgtaactccaactccagacagacgcagacatacatgcagacaaaacccccaacacacaaaataaacttaaattttaaaaaagaaaagaaaaaagaaagtgcgACCTGTTGTCTTACTGACGCAGAGAATTGTCATTTAACgataaaacagtaaaaatgacGGTCTTCTGAATGCGCTACAGGACACTAACTCTCTGAACCTTAGCTGAACCTACCTTGTGGATGACTTctggaaaatgagaaacaaagttGTGCAGCGTCTCACTAGAGTTgaggggaaaaagggagagaatAAATCCTTATGCTCTATTGAAAAACCACGGATAAGTAAGTTGGAGAGTCTGCCTGAGAAACCTCGGTTGTCTATCCCAAACCCTAAGGACCTGCTTTCCAATGCGAACcccattctcttccttccctcctgggTTGCCTTACTTCccttctaagatttatttatcacacatgtataagtgttttgtctgatgtatgtctgtgtaccatatgcatgccagGTGCCCAAGAAGCTCAGGAGAGGTtgttggctctcctggaactggagttaaggatgtttgtgaaccaccttacaggtgctgggaaccaaacctgagtcctctgcaagaacaattaGTGCTGAGGCAGCTTTCCAGCTCTTCTTCCTGACTGTTTGAGACAGGTAATTGTACACATCTTATCTCCCCATAGGCAGCACCCACCCAGCTCCAGggtaagcacagtcaaacttcctgcGGCCCGCCTCCCGAGCCCTGTGGCACAGTGGACTTGGGACTCCACTTAACCCTACAGATGATACGAGAAATAAAATCTAGAAGGGAAACATTTAGACAGAAGCAATATAATATTACTTGAATTTTgcaattttcaacaaaatctaGTTTTTGACTTCAGAGACAAAAATTATAGTGGTTACATTAAAATCCACAAGTCACACCGAAGAAAGCATGAAGTAATTACTAGCTGGGTGTTGGTGGCGCATTTCTATTACGCCAGGACTTGAGAGTCTAAGGCAGAGGGATCACTACAAATTTTAAGTGAGgtactgtctcaaacaaaccaaaccataaaagaaaaaattaacagGCAAGAGTTTGAGCACTAGGGAAATGGCTCCAATATAAACATAAGGTTTTGAGTTCTAGACCAGGCACCCACAGCTAGGCATACTCTTGTAATTGCAGAGTCTCAACAGCCAGCTAAACTAGCCTAATTAGAGAACCTCAAGTCCTagtgagaccttgcttcaaaaacCAACACAGGGTGGGTGGAAAGACAACTCAGTAGATAAAATATTTGCCTTGGAAGAACACGGGACCTGAGTTTGGAGTCCCAGCATgtacataaaagccaggcatgggcatgcatgcctgtaattccagcactgggaaaacAGAATCAGAAGATCCTTGAAACTTGCTAGTTAGCTAGTGTAAGCTGAATTCATGAGGTCAAAGTTCACTGAAACAAAAATTAAGTGGAAACCAAACAAGGTAGAAACTGATTTGAGGGAAACATCTCAAGTCCAGCTCTGCTTTTCATAGACAGGCACACACATTTCAACTGTCAACTTGTACAATCACCTGAGAACGAAATCTCAGTAAGAAATCCTCTAGATTAAGTTGATCTGTGGGTATATTTCTTAGTGATTGTCATGATTACATTAATTGACATGAGAAGATTCAAGCCTAAAAGTCCCTAGGTGTGGATCCTAAACTGTAGAAAAAGGGAGAACATGCAGGTATATTCTCAAACTTCTCTCAAACTGTACACGTGTTGTTATcagttgcttcaagttcctgctgtcTCCACTTCTCTACAGAGATGGACCATAATCTGCAGTTTGAGCTAAATGAACAACTCTTCCTTATTCAggctgttgtttattttgtttttgttttatttattttttgagatagagtttttctgtacagtcctggctgtcctggaactcgctctgtagaccaggctgtcctcaaactaacagagatctgcctgcctctgcctctggagtgctggattaaaggtgtacctgACCACCCTCTGGCTTcaggttgcttttgtcaggttaTTTTATCATAGATAGCAGCAGAAATGAAACTAATACACACCCAACCAAAGTGAAGAAACAAAGGGTGCAGCCAGTTTGTATCAGTAACCCAAACTGATCTGTAAGCAGAACTCACTGTTGCcaagatgacctcaaactcatgaccctcctgcctctgcctcctaaaagcTGGGATTACAATTGTGCATCCTCAACATCCAGCTTATTGCAATATTGCCCTCCTTGTTTTCCatttcatatttgtttattttgtggaaaCAGAGAATAAGCTAGGGTCCTGGCATTCTAGGTAAGCACTCTCTCTATTGCTGATATATATAGGAGTGGGGATGCAACATGATACCCTTAAAAAAACCAAGTTAATCTTTATCAAAGTGCAATCTACTGATGACCTGACTAGAGGCTAAAGGAAGGGAAGCTTGTCCTCGTGGGTTATGACAGCCAGCTTCTTCAGCCCTGTACAGTGGAGCTCCTAGTTCTTGAGTCTTCACACTTCAACACTTAAGGAGCTggctctctccccttccttctagGGCCCTCTGTTCAGACTCAATTATATCTGTGGGCCCTTGGTTCTCTAGCATGCATACAAAAGATTTATGGGACCAACTAACTTCCAAAATAaatcagtttctctttctctgtcattgACCAACaccccccccatgtgtgtgtgcacatgtgtatgtgaatagTGTGTGCAATATTGATTCTGTTTCTTCTTGCTATGCACATCTCTCATAAATTCTTGCTATTATACTGAAATTTAATTATCTGATTATTAATGGTACATTTTGTTTCCTTCAGAAAGCATGAGCCTTCTCGTCCTCTTAAACGGTGTGTTTACCTGTCAGATTGGTCTGTTGCCCTTCGTTTTTTATCCTCAAACTGTTTTGAGAGTCCTTTTGATTTTCCAACtggcaaaggaagagaaaataaacctTCACCCTTTGTATCGCCTCCAAACAACTGGGGCTTTGCTTGGTATTTTGTGAAAATACTAGGTTCATTCTGTGAAATAAAAAAAGCAATACCAAATGTCAGATACTAGTCTCTGTACAATGCAGAATCATATTTAAGTACCAAGCATAAGGTTGAAAATAAAGCATGTGCTTTTCCCATTATTTGTGTGTaccagaaaattatatttttaataaagcaaCTTTCTAAGTTAATACAGTTTCTGCCTTATCAGTGcagaaatattaaattttcagctaaaatgactcaaagtcaacTGAATATACTCATaggaaacaacagaaaattattttctctgcttttagGATGTATTAAAGTCTCACTTTAATATATTTAACTCAAATTGCTATTTTTAAGTGTCTGTTGAACTCAGTACCTGTTGATAACTTCCACACAGCCTAAGCAGTGCACAAGCTGTGGTGAAGAGCCATTTCCTGCATTTCTTAAGCAAAACCTGCTCTAAACATCCAGGAAGTGCATCTATTCCTTTATATCACTAGCATCAGGTTTTGAGATTATACGCAAAAATGCTTTACTAACCTAAAGCACTGAGATAGCCTTATTCATTACATCCCTATTTGATACAGGCAAGTCTAAATAGAATGTAAATGTAGCTCTAGAACCCAGAAAGGGTACAAGAGCACTGGGATACATGGcttgaatcctagcactcaggaggtagaagcaggagcaTTGTCTTGAAGTTTAAActagctggggctacacagtgagttctaggccactctgggctacagagtaaaacttGGTCTCAGCCGGGCGGCGctcgactttaatcccagcacttaggaggcagaggcaggcggatttctgagttcgaggccagcctggtctacagagtgagtttcaggacagccagggctacacagagaaaccctgtctcaaaaacaaaacaaaacaacaaacaaacaaaaacttggtctcaaaaaccaaccaaacactcgactcaaaaataaattaattaaattgaattaaaatacaaaaaatgcaaaacagcaacaacaaaattccaactcaaaaagacaaatatctcTTATTCTCTTTGACATGTAGATcagaggtttggttttgtttgtttgggtttttttgtttgtttgttttggcaggagtttgagacagggcttctttgtatcatcctggttgtcctggaacttgctctgtagagccgactggcctggaactcacagagatccacctgcctctgcttccccagtgctgagattaatgtgTACCAGCACCCTCCCAGCCAGATCCCAGTGTTTAATGCTTGCTTCTATGTATCTGTGGATGTGAACAAGGCTACCGCCTACCAAGTAAGGAAACAGGAGCTTGAAGGAAGAAAGACTATGGAAGGAGTGGAGTAGGACAGAGATGTGACCAGATGTCTGAGGAGCGCAGAGCAGGGGACGGGGAGGCtagaggatggaggaggggaacaggaggtaaaatcaacaaaaacaaattctgCTTAATAATGCCATGACACCTAAAACTCTGTATGCtaattaacataatttttaattttattttaaaggatcc containing:
- the Iho1 gene encoding interactor of HORMAD1 protein 1; the encoded protein is MNFNVWNVREMLTIPPGSGITKPSNWSSNQTDSSSLSDSQFLFGSQFCPENSESLLPSLEAGAYLRQPKQTQQNSQDNEPSIFTKYQAKPQLFGGDTKGEGLFSLPLPVGKSKGLSKQFEDKKRRATDQSDSETLHNFVSHFPEVIHKLQTSVEKSEEHLSSRGQSILDSVETIAKTFQETSRVQHDLMVEAMKDKGSVEQAILEIQKTCAARQAELMEMKSTLKNLEVLVVQQSKNFQQLCDNLGQLLVPGILEELKKFTSVPQVARHLKDSASQTSPSLTQSLHFTGQEKYPSVEPATWQAQESPAGNPSRSSQRPGEFGVCDEEASESDVFQKAALTTGEPHRGNEHVKNKTMQTYCKNWVMTTRSLSNYFSSLPSQKAASDQGPIAQGDSQLDLNKSEARVKNVCPEYEAQSILSFDSFEQSAAEQKGRTCRKRRRGKKQQPRRAKIGRLLAREQAQTSRKTGNFMARHHCPQSPVCNPQGPLICWPTLRSSTKSACHILGGTGEISKTARAAQGDLLQSSQHSSTDSSSQGDQQINWFSDLSLENLEPPLCKKGGKNLLCDPDFDSSDDNL